TCGCGGACCAGCCGGAAGCCGCGTTCCTCCCGCTCCCGCCGCCGCCAGTGGTCGACCAGCTTGTGCCGCGCGATCCCGATCAACCAGCCGACGCCGATCGGACCCGTCCCGGGCTTGCGCGCCGACTGCACGGCCGCCAGGAACGTCTCCGACGTCAGCTCCTCCGCCTGCGTCCGGTCGCCGCACCTGGCCAGCAGGTACCCGTACACCTGCGGTAGCGCGGTGTCGTAGAGGTCCAGCAGCGCGAACGCCGGATCCGGACGAGCCTGCGGTGAGCTCACACCCCCATCATCGCTCGGGCGCGGCACTCTCCGACGGGTGAACGGCGCGCGATTTCGTGCCGTGCAGCAGGACGAGGCACAGAGCGGCGATCACGAAGTTCTGGAACGCGGCCGACAGCCCGTTCCAGTCCTTCGACTGCCACATGACGAACCACTCGCCGCCGATCGCGATGAACCCGCCCCCGAACAGCAGCACCTGCATCACCCAGCCGGTGGACGACAGCCGCCGCGCGGTCTCCTCCCGGCCGCGCAGCCAGGCGCCCAGCCCGGCCAGCAGGACCAGCGCCGTGACCGTCTCCCACGCGATGATCATCAAGTACGCGATGGTCACGAGCGTCGGGTTGGTGATCGCGCGCCACGCCGTGTTGGGCGAGCCGAACGTGGTGTCCATCGCGAACACGTGTTGGACGAACGCGTGGTTGGTGTCGTAGTCGGTGATGTTCCCGAACGCCACGAAACTCATGTACAGCGCGGTGATGCCGGTCAGCGCCGTGATCGCCGCCTGCGGGCTCCCCACCCTGGCAAGTAAACGCATGATCTGTAGAACCTAGTCACGATCGGGTGGTTGTCCATCGATTCAGGGGCGATTCAGGGGCACGGGGGTTCGTAGTCGAGCTGGGGCAGGTGCTCGCTCCACCGCTCCTCCGGCAGCACGCCCTTCGTCTTGGCGCAGATTCGCCCGATCGAGTGTTCGAGGTCGAGGTCCCACACCCGCACCGTGCTGTCGGAGCTGGTGGACGCCAGGGTCCGGCCGTCCGGGCCGAACGCGAGGTCGCGCAGCCCGCCGTCGTGCCCGGTCAGCACCTGCCCGAGCGGCGCGGCGCGGCGCAGGTCGTGCACGTCCCACAGCCGGATCGAGCGGTCCTCGCCGCCGCTGGCCAGGGTCTGCCCGTCCGGGCTGAAGGCCACCGCCACCGCGCCCTCGACGTGGCCGGAGAGCGGCGCGCCGATCGGCTTCACCCGGCTCGGCGCGGTCAGGTCCCACAGCCGGATCGTCCGGTCGTCGCCCGCGGTGGCCAGGGTGCGGCCGTCGGGGCTGATGTCGCCCGCCCGGACGGCCGCGGTGTGCCCGGTCAGCGGTTGCCCGAGCGGCTGCGCGGTGGCCGGGTCGTCGACGTCCCACAGCCGCACGGTCTGGTCCGCGCCCGCCGTGACCAGCGTGTTGCCGTCCGGTGTGAACCCGGCGTAGTGCACGTACTCGCCGTGGCCGACGAGCGGTCGCCCGAGCGGCTTCGGGCGCTCCCGGTCCTCGATGTCCCACAGCTGCACGGACTCGTCGTCGTGCCCGGTGACCAGCACCTTGCCGTCCGGCCGGAACGCCACCGGCGAGCTGTACCGGGTGCCCACGGCGATCGGCTCGCCCAGCGGCCGTGGGCGGTCCGGGTCGGCGAAGTCCCACAGCCGCACCGTCTTGTCGCTCACCGTGGCCAGCGTCCGCCCGTCGTCGCTCAACGCGAGCGACCACACGCCCGCGCCGTGCGTGAACACGGCGGACGACTCGGGGGTGCGCGGGTCGGTCGTGTCCCACGTCCGGATCGAGTGGTCCTCGCTCGCCGACACCAGCCGGTGGCCGTCGGGCGTGAAGCGGGGGCCGACCGTGCGACCCGAGTGGCCGACGAGCACCCCGCGCGGCAACGACCACAGCCGGACGACGGCGTCGTGGCTGCCGGTGGCCAGGGAGGCGCCGTCCGGGCTGAACGACACCGCGTACGCGATGCCGTTGCGCCCGGCCAGGGGCTCGCCGAGCGGCACGGCGCGCGCCGGGTCGGTGATGTTCCACATCCGGGTGGTGCCGTCCGCGCCGGCTGCCGCGAGGACCCGGCCGCCAGGGCTGAACGCCACCGACCACACCCCCTCGGTGTGGTCGGTCAGCGGCCGGCCGAGCGGCTTGGGCAGCGCCGGGTCCGCCATGTCGAACAGCCGGACGTGGTGGTCCTCGCTGCCGCTCGCCAGCACTCGGCCGTCCGGGCTGAACGCCAGCGAGCGGACCGTGTTGTCGAACCCGGTGACCGGCTCGCCCAACGGCCTGGGGTTGTACCGGTCCCGCATGTCGAACACCACCACGGTCCGGTCGTCGCCGCCGGTCGCGAGCAGCGTGCCGTCGTGGTTGAACGCCACCGACCGGACCTGCCCGGTGTGCCGGCCGAGCGGTTCGCCCAGCCGCTTCGGCGCGGCCGGGTCGGACACGTCCCACAGGCGGGCCGTGTTGTCGCCGTTGGCGGTGACCAGCGTCCGCGAGTCCGGGGTGAACGCGAGCAGGTAGATGGTGCCGTTGTCGCCGTTCAAGGGCTCACCGAGCGAACGCGGGCGTTCCGGGTCGCCGACGTCCCACAGCCGGACCGTCTTGTCGTCGCCCGCGGTGGCCAGCGTGCGGCCGTCCGGGCTGAACACCGCCGACGTCACCCAGCTGGTGTGGCCGGCGAGCGGCGAGCCGAACGCCTTCGGGTCGTCCGGGTCGCGCAGGTCCCACAGCCGGACGGTCTGGTCGAAGCTGGCGGTGGCGAGGGTTTTGCCGTCGGGCGAGAACGACGTCAGGTACACCGGCCCGGTGTGCCCGGTCAGCGGCATCGCCAGCGGCGAGGTCTGGGTGGACAGCAGCCGGGTGCGCACGTCGCGGTCGTCGGGCCGCATCCGGTGCGCCACCAGGGCGAGCTGCGCGGACAGCGACGGGTCGGTCTCCTTCAGTCGGTCCGCCTCGGCCACCACCTGCCGGAACACCGCGTCATCGCGCTGCCGGACCGCCAGCACCGCGGCGGTGGCGGCGATCAGCGCGAGCACGACCACGCACGCCACCGCCGCGCGTCTGCCCCACGCGGCACGCCGGCGGGACTGCATCGACACGGCCAGGAAGTCCTGGGCGGTGCCGGTCAGGCCCTGGGGACCGGCCGCGTCCGCCCAGTGCCGCGCCGTCTCCAGCCGGGCGCCCCGGTAGAGCAGCGACGAGTCGCGGTCCTGGCCCGACCACGTCGCCGCGTCCTCCTCCAGCCGTTGCCGCAGCAGCTGCCCCTCCCGGTCCTGGTCGATCCAGCTGCGCAGCCGCGGCCACGCCTGGAGCAGCGCCTCGTGGGTGATCTCCACCGAACCGGCGTCGAGCGTGACCAGCCGGGCGCGGGCCAGCACCTCCAGCGCCTCCTCGCCCGCGGCCCGGTTCGCGGCCTGCTCGACCAGCTCGTGCCGGGTCGACCGGCGGCGGGTGTCCTGGGTGTCCTCGCCGACGCGCACCAGGCGCAGCAGCAACGGCCGCGCGGCCTGCTGGGCGTCCGGCGCGAGCTCCGCCCACGCCCGTTCGGCGGTCGCCGCGACCGCGCCCTGGATGCCGCCCGCCGAGCGGTAGCCCGCGATGGTCAGCTTGCCCGCCTGCCGGCGCTGCCACGTGGCCAGCAGGGCGTGCGACAGCAGCGGCAACGCGCCCGCGTCGTACGCGCCCTGCCCGGCCCTGGCCTGCGCCCGGCCGCTGCGCACGCCGAGGTCGCGCAGCATCAGCTCGATCAGGCCCGGCTCCAGTTGCAGGCCGGCAGCCTTCGCCGGCCGCGACACCGCCTCGCGCAACTCGGCCGACGTCATCGGCCCGAGCACCATCTGCCGGTCCTGCAACGCGTCCGCGAGCTCCGGGAACGCCAGGCAGCGGCCGTAGAAGTCGGCACGCACGCCCACCAGCACCACCGCGGGCGGCATGCCGCCGGGGACGGCCGGCGTGCAGGCCACGTGCAGCGCCTGCACGAACACCTGCACCCGGTTCTCGTCCGAGGAGAGCGTGAACGCCTCCTCGAACTGGTCGATCACGATCACCACCCGGTCGCCGCCGTGCCGCTCGGCGTAAGCCGCGAACGCCGCCCGGATCTGCGCGGCGAACCGCAGCACGCCCATCAGCGTCTGCCCGAGGAACGTGTCGGGACCGTGCCCGGACGCCACCAGGTCCTGGTCCATCCCGTCCAGGGTGAGTGCCATGTCCAGGATGTCGGCCAATTCCGGCACTTCCCGGACCAATTCGCGCACCGGGTCCGCGCCCGGCGTGATGACGACCGAAGGCCATTTCGTGGAACCGTGAATCGCCAAGGCGCCGTCCTGAATGGACGGGATCACGCCCGCGCGCACCAATGACGATTTGCCGGCGCCCGAAGCCCCTACCAGCATCACGATTCCGCCGGTTTCCGCGGCACTGCCCAACCGGGACACCAACGCGGCGGTGCTGCGTTCCCGGCCGAAGAACCAGCTGGAATCCTCCGGCTGGAACGCGGCCAATCCCCGGTACGGGCACACGCCGATGCCGTCGGAACTCGGCGGGTCCTCGTCCTCGCCCGCCGACGCCGGGCTGGCCAGCGCCTCCTCCCACAGCGCGCGCCACGCGTCCAGGTCGTACAGACCGGCCGCGGGCGGCTGCGGACGGGTCTTGCGGGCCTCGCCGATCAAGACTTCGAGCACTACGGAGAGTGCCGAGAACCGGGCCGGCACGTTCCGCCCGCGGCGCCAGTCGCTGACCCGCTGGGCGGTCGCCCGGACGGGCCGACCCCGCTCGTCCGTGCGCCGGGCACGGCCGACCGACTCGGTCACCTTCTTCAGCGGTGGGTCGCCCGCTTCCGCGTAGAGCAGCGCGAACCGCTCCGCGAACACGACGCGGGGACCCGACCCCTGACCGGAACCAGCCATCCGCGGCGTGCCTCCTCAGGTCCGGTGTTCCGGACCGGAAAACCGGATGTGAGCGCGTGAACAGGTCGTTTGCCGACCGGTGGTGCTCTGGGCAGTCCACCCTAACGACTTGCGCTGCCAAGCTGACCAGGACGTTCCGGTGACGTCGTCAAGTTGTGCGAAGGGACCGGTCAAAGTGGTTTCGCAGGCAACTACCGCGAGTGGCAGCGCGTTCTCCGCTGAGGAGTCCTGGGGGTCTTCTCAGCAGTGTTCGCCGAACCGGCCCGGTCGGTGGAACGGTGCGGCGACCTGCCATGCCGACCGGGGTTGACGGTGAGTGGGCCGGCCGCGCGCCGGTCACGGCCCGTGAGGACCGGGGCTTTCCCGGTGAAGCACGGGTCTGCCGGATCCTGCGGACGGTGCTGGACGCGCAGCGGCGCGACCGGTCCGAGGTGAGGCTGGACCTGCTGGCCCGGCTCGCCGGCCCGCCGGTCGTCCCGGTGTCTGCTTCCCGGTGCTTCGACTAGACCCGGCGCGCGACCCCTCGGGTAGTGCCGCACTCCGTTGTGTGGCGCTACCGGGTCGGGCGCCGCGGTGCTGTTTTCCTCCCTGTCGTATTTCCGCCGGCCATCGGCCCGTCCGGTGACCGATGCTGGTCCGGTGCACGAAGACGCGGAACGCTGTGTCCGAGCCGTCCGGTCCAAAGACGCCCGGTTCGACGGGTGGTTCTTCACCGCCGTCCTGACCACCCGGATCTATTGCCGGCCGAGTTGTCCGGTGGTGCCGCCCAAGGTGGAGAACATGCGGTTCTACCCGAGTGCGGCGGCGGCCCAACAAGCCGGATTCCGGGCGTGCAAACGGTGCCGCCCGGACGCGTCACCCGGATCTCCGTTGTGGAACCACCGCGCGGACTCGGTGGCGAAGGCCATGCGGCTGATCGCGGACGGTGTGGTGGACCGCGACGGCGTGCCGGGCCTGGCCGTCCGACTCGGGTACAGCGTGCGGCAGGTCGAACGGCTGCTGCTCTCCGAACTGGGCGCCGGGCCGCTGGCGTTGGCCAGGGCGCAACGCGCGCAGACGGCGCGGCTGCTGATCGAGACGACCTCGCTGCCGATGGCCGAGGTCGCTTCGGCCGCCGGGTTCGCCAGCGTGCGGGCGTTCAACGAGACCGTGCGCGAGGTGTTCGGGCTGTCGCCGACCGAGCTGCGCACCCGTCGACGTCCCGCGCCGGACACGCCCGGCGTGCTGTCGCTGCGGCTGCCGTTCCGCGCGCCGCTGCGGCCGGACAACCTGTTCGGCCACCTCGCGGCGACCGGCGTGCCGGGGGTGGAGGAGTGGCGTGACGGCGCGTACCGGCGGACCCTGCGGCTGCCGCACGGGCACGCGGTGGTGTCGTTGAGCCCTCAGACCGACCACGTGGCGTGCAAGCTGGCGTTGAGCGACCTGCGGGACCTGTCGATCGCCATCGCCCGGTGCCGCCGGCTGCTCGACCTCGACGCCGACCCGGTCGCGGTGGACGACGAACTGCGGTCCGACCCGCTGCTCGCGTCCGTGGTGGACGAGGCGCCTGGACGGCGGGTGCCCGGCACGGTGGACGCCGCCGAGTTCGCGGTCCGCGCGGTCCTCGGGCAACAGGTGTCCACGGCCGCCGCCCGCACCCACGCCCGTCGACTGGTGGAGGCGGTGGGCGACAAGATCGAGGACGTCGGCCTCACCCACCTGTTCCCGACGCCGTCCGCCCTGGCCGACCTCGATCCGGCCGTGCTCGCCATGCCGCGGTCCCGCAAGATCGCGTTCCGCGCGTTGGTGGAGGCGCTGGCCGACGGTTCGCTCGACCTGGGCGTCGGCGCGGACTGGGCGAAGGCGCGGTCGGATCTGTCGGCGCTGCCCGGATTCGGGCCGTGGACGGTGGAGGTGATCGCGATGCGGGCGCTGGGCGATCCCGACGCGTTCCTCCCCACCGACCTCGGCATCCGGATCGCCTCCCGCGCGCTCGGCCTGCCCGACACCCCCGCCGCCCTCGTGCGGCGTGCCCAGCGGTGGCGCCCCTGGCGGGCGTACGCCGTCCAATACCTCTGGGCCACCGGTGACCACGCGGTCAACCGGCTGCCCGCCTGAAGGGACAATCACCCCATGTTCGGACACCGCAGATGAGCCACACCACGGTCGACAGCCCCGTCGGACAGCTGACGCTGGTCGCGCACGACGGCGTGCTGTCCGGGCTGTACATGACCGGGCAGCGGTACCGGCCCGCCGACGACGCGTTCGGCCCCGAGGACCCCTCGTTCTTCGGGGACGTGATCACGCAGGTCGCCGAGTACTTCGACGGCACGCGGACGTCGTTCGACCTGCCGCTGGACCTGATCGGGACGCCGTTCCAGCGGACCGTGTGGGAGGCGCTGCTCGAGATCCCCTACGGCGAGACCGTGTCGTACGGGGAGCTGGCCCAGCGGCTCGGCCGGCCCTCGGCGGCACGCGCGGTCGGGCTGGCCAACGGCCGCAACCCGATCGGGATCATCGTGCCGTGCCACCGGGTGGTGGGGTCGAGCGGCGACCTCACCGGGTACGGCGGCGGGCTGGAGCGCAAGCGGCACCTGCTCGACTTCGAGCAGGGGTCACACGCCGACCGGCTCCCGCTCGGCTGAGGACACGGGGGCGCGGCGCTTGCGGGCGCCGCCCCGTTCCACCAGCCACCACTCGGCGATCAGCGCCGGGACGACCCACCCGAACCACGCGGCGAAACCGGCGATCGCCTGCGTCATGGCGATCGTGCTGCCGCCGAACGTGGTGTCGAGCCGCGGAATGAGCGTGATCGACGCGACGGTGCCCCAGATCCGGTTGCTCATGATCGACGCGGTGAGCGCGAAGCTCCGGATCATCCACCGCCGGTGGTCGGCGAACCGCTTCTGCCGGGCCATCCGGTAGCCCACCACGGTGAACGTGAGCCACAGCGAGCCCATCAGCACGGTGCCGGTCTGGTTGAGCGGCCCGAACGGCGAGACCGTCCCGATGGCCACCGCCAGCACACCGCCCGGCAGCACACCGCCGAACACGTAGACCCGCCCGAGCCGCCGGTGCGCCACCGGGTGCCGCTGCCGGAACCAGGGCCAGACCTGGAGGACGCAGGTCAGGATGGCGACCGAGCCGAAGATCACGTGCGCCACCAGCGCCGGGAAGTACCACGCGTAGTCGCCGGGCTGCTGAACCCGCGAGTCGGCCGGGTCGAGGGTCAGGTACGGCGGCAGCGAGAAGGCCACGAACGCCACCACCACGAACGCGAACGGCGCCACCCAAGGACGCCGGTACCACTTCGTCTTCGCCATGGACCGCACTCTCCGCGCGCCCGCTGACGAGCCGCGCACCAACCGCGCACCGCCACCGCGCCCCCGGCCCCGCGCACCGCCCCAGCCCGCCGCCCGCCGCCTCCGCGCACCGCCGCCGTCCGCGCGTCACCGACAAGTCAAACTGTCTTGACAAATAAAATCGTCGGTGAGAAGGTTCTCCCATGCTTGACGTGGAAGTGATCGAGGACCCGGCGACAGCCGAGGTCTCGCTGGACCCGGTGCGGGCCCGGCTGCTGGCCGAGCTGGCCGAGCCGAACTCGGCGACCATGCTGGCGGCGAAGGTGGGCCTGCCCCGGCAGAAGGTCAACTACCACCTGCGCACCCTGGAGCAGCACGGCCTGGTCGAGCTGGCCGAGGAGCGTCGGAAGGGCAACATGACCGAACGCGTCATGCGCGCCACCGCCGCGTCCTACGTCATCTCGCCCACCGCGCTCGCCGCCGTCCAGCCGGATCCCGAGCGCGCCCCCGACCGGCTGTCCGCCCGGTGGCTGCTGGCCGTCGCCGCACGGCTGGTCCGCGACGTCGGCAACCTCATCACCGGCGCCGCCAAGGCGGACAAGAAGGTGGCCACCTTCGCGCTCGACGGTGAGATCCGCTTCGCGACCGCTGCCGACCGAGCGGCCTTCGCCGAGGAGCTGGCCACCGCCGTCACCACGCTGGTCGCCAAGTACCACGACGAATCGGCAGCCGGCGGGCGGGCGCACCGCGTCGTCGTCGCCGTCCACCCCAGCATCCCCAAGGAGTGACGATGGGTCACGCGTTCGAGGGCGTCGACGAGGTCGAGCTGGCCGGCGTCACGCCGGATCAGGTCTGGGAGGCCATCGCCACCGGCCCCGGCATCGACTCGTGGTTCATGGGCGCCAACGAGGTCGAGCCCGGCGCG
This is a stretch of genomic DNA from Saccharothrix ecbatanensis. It encodes these proteins:
- a CDS encoding RNA polymerase sigma factor, whose product is MSSPQARPDPAFALLDLYDTALPQVYGYLLARCGDRTQAEELTSETFLAAVQSARKPGTGPIGVGWLIGIARHKLVDHWRRREREERGFRLVRDEPGVEDPWDVELDAIQARQVLESLGAHHRCALTLRYLDGLPVPEVAGVMGRTVHATEALLVRARVAFRRAWTGGCDD
- a CDS encoding DUF2165 domain-containing protein gives rise to the protein MGSPQAAITALTGITALYMSFVAFGNITDYDTNHAFVQHVFAMDTTFGSPNTAWRAITNPTLVTIAYLMIIAWETVTALVLLAGLGAWLRGREETARRLSSTGWVMQVLLFGGGFIAIGGEWFVMWQSKDWNGLSAAFQNFVIAALCLVLLHGTKSRAVHPSESAAPER
- a CDS encoding WD40 repeat domain-containing protein; translated protein: MAGSGQGSGPRVVFAERFALLYAEAGDPPLKKVTESVGRARRTDERGRPVRATAQRVSDWRRGRNVPARFSALSVVLEVLIGEARKTRPQPPAAGLYDLDAWRALWEEALASPASAGEDEDPPSSDGIGVCPYRGLAAFQPEDSSWFFGRERSTAALVSRLGSAAETGGIVMLVGASGAGKSSLVRAGVIPSIQDGALAIHGSTKWPSVVITPGADPVRELVREVPELADILDMALTLDGMDQDLVASGHGPDTFLGQTLMGVLRFAAQIRAAFAAYAERHGGDRVVIVIDQFEEAFTLSSDENRVQVFVQALHVACTPAVPGGMPPAVVLVGVRADFYGRCLAFPELADALQDRQMVLGPMTSAELREAVSRPAKAAGLQLEPGLIELMLRDLGVRSGRAQARAGQGAYDAGALPLLSHALLATWQRRQAGKLTIAGYRSAGGIQGAVAATAERAWAELAPDAQQAARPLLLRLVRVGEDTQDTRRRSTRHELVEQAANRAAGEEALEVLARARLVTLDAGSVEITHEALLQAWPRLRSWIDQDREGQLLRQRLEEDAATWSGQDRDSSLLYRGARLETARHWADAAGPQGLTGTAQDFLAVSMQSRRRAAWGRRAAVACVVVLALIAATAAVLAVRQRDDAVFRQVVAEADRLKETDPSLSAQLALVAHRMRPDDRDVRTRLLSTQTSPLAMPLTGHTGPVYLTSFSPDGKTLATASFDQTVRLWDLRDPDDPKAFGSPLAGHTSWVTSAVFSPDGRTLATAGDDKTVRLWDVGDPERPRSLGEPLNGDNGTIYLLAFTPDSRTLVTANGDNTARLWDVSDPAAPKRLGEPLGRHTGQVRSVAFNHDGTLLATGGDDRTVVVFDMRDRYNPRPLGEPVTGFDNTVRSLAFSPDGRVLASGSEDHHVRLFDMADPALPKPLGRPLTDHTEGVWSVAFSPGGRVLAAAGADGTTRMWNITDPARAVPLGEPLAGRNGIAYAVSFSPDGASLATGSHDAVVRLWSLPRGVLVGHSGRTVGPRFTPDGHRLVSASEDHSIRTWDTTDPRTPESSAVFTHGAGVWSLALSDDGRTLATVSDKTVRLWDFADPDRPRPLGEPIAVGTRYSSPVAFRPDGKVLVTGHDDESVQLWDIEDRERPKPLGRPLVGHGEYVHYAGFTPDGNTLVTAGADQTVRLWDVDDPATAQPLGQPLTGHTAAVRAGDISPDGRTLATAGDDRTIRLWDLTAPSRVKPIGAPLSGHVEGAVAVAFSPDGQTLASGGEDRSIRLWDVHDLRRAAPLGQVLTGHDGGLRDLAFGPDGRTLASTSSDSTVRVWDLDLEHSIGRICAKTKGVLPEERWSEHLPQLDYEPPCP
- a CDS encoding DNA-3-methyladenine glycosylase 2 family protein → MHEDAERCVRAVRSKDARFDGWFFTAVLTTRIYCRPSCPVVPPKVENMRFYPSAAAAQQAGFRACKRCRPDASPGSPLWNHRADSVAKAMRLIADGVVDRDGVPGLAVRLGYSVRQVERLLLSELGAGPLALARAQRAQTARLLIETTSLPMAEVASAAGFASVRAFNETVREVFGLSPTELRTRRRPAPDTPGVLSLRLPFRAPLRPDNLFGHLAATGVPGVEEWRDGAYRRTLRLPHGHAVVSLSPQTDHVACKLALSDLRDLSIAIARCRRLLDLDADPVAVDDELRSDPLLASVVDEAPGRRVPGTVDAAEFAVRAVLGQQVSTAAARTHARRLVEAVGDKIEDVGLTHLFPTPSALADLDPAVLAMPRSRKIAFRALVEALADGSLDLGVGADWAKARSDLSALPGFGPWTVEVIAMRALGDPDAFLPTDLGIRIASRALGLPDTPAALVRRAQRWRPWRAYAVQYLWATGDHAVNRLPA
- a CDS encoding methylated-DNA--[protein]-cysteine S-methyltransferase, which encodes MSHTTVDSPVGQLTLVAHDGVLSGLYMTGQRYRPADDAFGPEDPSFFGDVITQVAEYFDGTRTSFDLPLDLIGTPFQRTVWEALLEIPYGETVSYGELAQRLGRPSAARAVGLANGRNPIGIIVPCHRVVGSSGDLTGYGGGLERKRHLLDFEQGSHADRLPLG
- a CDS encoding DUF2306 domain-containing protein, with translation MAKTKWYRRPWVAPFAFVVVAFVAFSLPPYLTLDPADSRVQQPGDYAWYFPALVAHVIFGSVAILTCVLQVWPWFRQRHPVAHRRLGRVYVFGGVLPGGVLAVAIGTVSPFGPLNQTGTVLMGSLWLTFTVVGYRMARQKRFADHRRWMIRSFALTASIMSNRIWGTVASITLIPRLDTTFGGSTIAMTQAIAGFAAWFGWVVPALIAEWWLVERGGARKRRAPVSSAEREPVGV
- a CDS encoding ArsR/SmtB family transcription factor, producing MLDVEVIEDPATAEVSLDPVRARLLAELAEPNSATMLAAKVGLPRQKVNYHLRTLEQHGLVELAEERRKGNMTERVMRATAASYVISPTALAAVQPDPERAPDRLSARWLLAVAARLVRDVGNLITGAAKADKKVATFALDGEIRFATAADRAAFAEELATAVTTLVAKYHDESAAGGRAHRVVVAVHPSIPKE